In the genome of Dickeya fangzhongdai, one region contains:
- the oppA gene encoding oligopeptide ABC transporter substrate-binding protein OppA: protein MVNNTIKKRLAVSILAAITASAGVSAWAATVPAGVQLAEKQELVRNNGSEVASLDPHKIEGVPESNIARDLLEGLLVTSPDGHPAPGVAESWDNKDFKVWTFHLRKNAKWSNGDPVTAQDFVYSWQRISNPKTASPYASYLQFGHIVNIDDVVAGKKSPDTLGVKAIDDHTLEVTLSEPVPYFYKLLVHPSTFPVNQKVVEQFGDKWTQPANWVGNGAYKLKEWIVNEKIVLERNPNYWDNANTIINKVTYLPISSEVTDVNRYRSGEIDMTYNNLPIELFQKLKKEIPNEVKADPYLCTYYYEINNQKAPFTDARVRQALVLGLDQDILVNKVKGQGDTPAFGFTPPYIDGLDGKLTPPEWVSWSREKRNAEAKKLLAEAGFTAEKPLTFNLLYNTSDLHKKLAIAASSIWKSNIGVDAKLENQEWKTFLDSRHQGTFDVARAGWCADYNEPTTFLNIMIANSSSNTSHYKSADFDKLMAQALAAKTEDERAGVYREAEALLEKDAVIVPVYYYANTRLVKPYVGGLTGKDPLDNLNVKNLYIIKH, encoded by the coding sequence ATGGTAAACAACACTATTAAAAAAAGACTGGCGGTCAGCATTCTTGCTGCTATTACTGCCTCTGCTGGCGTTTCCGCCTGGGCCGCCACGGTGCCGGCCGGCGTTCAACTGGCTGAGAAACAGGAGCTGGTGCGCAATAATGGTTCCGAGGTTGCCTCGCTGGACCCGCATAAAATTGAAGGCGTGCCGGAATCCAACATTGCGCGCGATCTGCTGGAAGGGCTGCTGGTAACGTCCCCAGATGGTCATCCTGCGCCGGGCGTGGCAGAAAGCTGGGACAATAAAGATTTCAAAGTATGGACCTTCCATCTGCGTAAAAACGCCAAATGGTCCAACGGCGATCCGGTCACCGCTCAGGATTTCGTTTACAGCTGGCAGCGTATTTCTAACCCGAAAACCGCCTCTCCTTATGCCAGTTACCTGCAGTTCGGCCATATCGTTAACATCGATGATGTCGTCGCGGGCAAAAAATCACCTGACACGCTGGGCGTGAAAGCGATCGACGACCACACGCTGGAAGTGACCCTCAGCGAACCGGTTCCGTACTTCTATAAACTGCTGGTGCATCCGTCCACTTTCCCGGTGAACCAAAAAGTGGTTGAGCAGTTCGGCGACAAGTGGACCCAACCGGCCAACTGGGTCGGCAACGGCGCTTACAAGCTGAAAGAATGGATCGTGAACGAAAAAATCGTTCTGGAGCGCAACCCGAACTACTGGGATAACGCCAACACCATCATCAATAAAGTGACTTATCTGCCGATCTCCTCCGAAGTAACGGACGTGAACCGCTACCGCAGCGGCGAGATCGACATGACTTATAACAACCTGCCGATCGAACTGTTCCAGAAGCTGAAGAAAGAGATCCCCAATGAAGTGAAGGCGGATCCGTATCTGTGCACCTACTACTATGAAATCAACAACCAGAAAGCGCCGTTTACCGACGCCCGCGTGCGTCAGGCGCTGGTGCTGGGTTTGGATCAGGACATTCTGGTTAACAAGGTGAAAGGTCAGGGCGATACCCCGGCGTTTGGTTTCACCCCGCCGTACATCGACGGCCTGGACGGCAAACTGACTCCGCCGGAGTGGGTGAGCTGGTCACGTGAAAAACGTAATGCCGAAGCGAAGAAACTGCTGGCCGAAGCGGGCTTCACTGCTGAAAAACCGCTGACCTTTAACCTGCTGTACAATACTTCCGATCTGCACAAGAAACTGGCGATCGCTGCTTCTTCCATCTGGAAAAGCAATATCGGCGTAGATGCGAAGCTGGAAAACCAGGAGTGGAAAACCTTCCTGGATAGCCGTCATCAGGGGACCTTTGACGTAGCTCGTGCCGGCTGGTGTGCGGACTATAACGAACCGACTACGTTCCTGAACATCATGATCGCCAACAGCAGCAGCAACACCTCGCATTACAAGAGCGCGGATTTCGACAAGCTGATGGCGCAAGCGCTGGCGGCCAAAACAGAGGATGAACGCGCCGGTGTTTACCGAGAAGCGGAAGCGCTGCTGGAAAAAGACGCGGTTATCGTTCCGGTTTACTACTACGCCAATACCCGTCTGGTTAAGCCGTATGTAGGCGGCCTGACCGGTAAAGATCCGCTGGATAACCTCAACGTTAAAAATCTTTATATTATCAAGCATTAA